In Gossypium hirsutum isolate 1008001.06 chromosome D06, Gossypium_hirsutum_v2.1, whole genome shotgun sequence, one genomic interval encodes:
- the LOC107901402 gene encoding transmembrane emp24 domain-containing protein p24delta5 has protein sequence MNKGMVFGGRAACFLPIILVLCLTRNSNILPVAEAIWLTIPSSGTKCVSEEIQSNVVVLGDYYVIDENNPDHIPTISARVTSPFGNNLHHNENATHGQFAFTTSESGNYLACFWKDGSHQKDSELTLGVDWKTGIAAKDWESVAKKEKIEGVELVLRRLQGIVETIRGNLIYLRDREADMREVSEATNARVAWFSIMSLGVCIAVSVLQIWYLKRYFVKKKLI, from the exons ATGAACAAAGGCATGGTTTTTGGCGGTCGTGCGGCGTGTTTTCTGCCTATAATCTTGGTACTATGTTTAACGAGGAACAGTAATATATTACCGGTTGCTGAAGCTATATGGTTAACGATTCCAAGTTCAGGAACCAAGTGTGTTTCCGAGGAGATCCAGAGCAACGTTGTCGTTTTAGGTGATTATTATGTGATCGATGAAAACAACCCTGATCATATCCCCACCATCTCTGCCCGG GTAACATCCCCTTTTGGGAACAATCTTCACCACAATGAAAATGCAACTCATGGTCAGTTTGCATTTACAACCAGTGAGTCAGGCAATTATCTAGCTTGTTTCTGGAAGGATGGCAGTCACCAAAAGGATTCCGAACTAACTTTGGGAGTTGACTGGAAAACCGGAATTGCTGCCAAGGATTGGGAATCAGttgcaaagaaagagaaaatagag GGTGTTGAACTTGTTCTTAGGAGACTTCAAGGAATAGTGGAAACCATTCGCGGTAACCTAATCTATCTCAGAGACAG AGAAGCAGATATGAGAGAAGTAAGTGAAGCAACAAATGCTAGAGTGGCATGGTTCAGTATCATGTCCCTTGGTGTCTGCATCGCGGTTTCGGTTTTGCAGATATGGTATTTGAAGCGTTACTTTGTAAAGAAGAAGCTCATCTAG